The Lathyrus oleraceus cultivar Zhongwan6 chromosome 5, CAAS_Psat_ZW6_1.0, whole genome shotgun sequence genome includes the window ATACACACCGATGTTTGTGGACCAATCAATCCAAACTCTTTTGGTAAGAGTAAATACTTTATCCTCtttattgatgattattctagaaaaaCATGAGTTTATTTCTTGAAGGAGAAGTCATAAGTGTTTGAAAACTTTAAGAATTTCAAAGTCCTTGTGGAGAAAGAAAATGGTCTTTCCATTAAGGACATGAGATTTGATCGAGGAGGATAGTTCATTTCAAATGAGTTCCAAAAATATTATGAAGACCATGGAATCCTCCGCCCACTAACAGTGCCAAGatcaccacaacaaaatggagtaaCAGAGAGAAAGAATCGGACCATACTTAACATGGTGCAAAGCATGCTTAAGAGCAAGAAGATGCCTAAAGAGTTTTGGGCCGAAGCAGTGGCATGTGCGATTTACCTGGAAAATCGTTCCCCAACAAGAAGCGTGCATGAGAAGACACCACAAGAAGCATGGAGTGGAAGGAAGCCTGAGATCTCTCACCTCAAAGTGTTTAGAAGCATTGCCTATACTCGCGTTCCTGGTGAAAGGAGAACAAAGCTTGATGATAAAAGTGAGAAGTATGTATTCGTCGGTTACGACTCAAGCTCCAAAGCGTACAAGCTCTATAATCCAAATAGTGGAAACATTGTCATAATCCGTGACGTGGAGTTcgaagaagaagattgttgggATTGGAGTGTTCAAGAAGACATGTATGATTTTCTTCCTTACTTTGAAGAAGAAGACAAAATGGAACAACCAATGATAGAGGAACATATTACACCACCGACCTCACCGATACCAAGGTTAGATGAAACAAGCTCAAGTGAGAGGACACCACGACTAAGGAGTATTGAAGAGCTTTATGAAATAACCGAAAACATAAATCACATTAACCTTTTGGGTAATTGCGAGCCTCTAAGCTATCAAGAAGCAGTTGAAAACGTAAAGTGGAGAGACACCATGGAAGAAGAAATCAAGTCAATCACGAAGAATGATACATGGGAACTTACTACACTTCCACGAGGACACAAAGCAATCGGAGTAAGATGGGTGTACAAGGCGAAGAAGAATGCAAAAGGAGACGTGGAGAGATACAAAGCAGAATTGGTAGTGAAAGGCTATAGTCAAAGACAAGGAATTGACTATGATGAGGTATTTTCCCTCGTTGCTCGTCTGGAAACTATTAGACTGGTCATTTCTTTGGCAGCCCAAAATGAATGGAAGATctatcaaatggatgtgaagtCGGCCTTCTTGAATGGTTTTTTCGAAGAAGAAGTTTATATTGAGCAACCATAGGGCTATGAAGTAAAAGGGCAAGAAGAAAAAGTCTTGAACTTGAAGAAGGCATTGTACGGACTCAAGCAAGCACCGAGAGCTTGGAATGTTCAAATCGACAAGTACTTTCAAGACAAGAACTTCATCAAGTGTCCATATGAGCATGCACTCTATATTAAAGTGCAAAGTGGGTATATTTTGATTGTgtgcttatatgttgatgacttgaTATTCAGAGGGAACAATTTAAGCATGTTCAAAGATTTCAAGAAAGACATGTCAAATGAATTTGAGATGACATATATGGGGCTCATGGCATATTATCTCGACATCGAAGTAAAGCAAGAAGACAAACGAATTTTTATCACCCAAGAAGGTTATGCCAAAGATCTCCTTAAGAAGTTCAAGATGGATGATGTCAATCCAGTTGACACCCCGATGGAATATGGCAGCAAGTTGAGTAAGCATGAAAATGGAGAGATTGTTGATCCAACTTTTTACAAAAGTTTGGTTGAAAGTTTGCGTTAGTTGACAAGTAAAAGGCTGGATATTCTCTATGCTATAGGAGTCGTAAGTCGCTACATGGAAGCTCCAACAATAACTCACTTCAAGGCGGCAAAAAGAATCCTTCGATACATCAAAGATACAACAAACTTTGGTTTGTACTATTACTCTTCTAAAAATTATGAGATTTTTGGCTATAGTGATAGTGATTGGAGTGGAGACTTGGATGATAGAAATAGCACTACTGGTTTTGTGTTCTTTATGGGAGATACTGATTTCACTTAGATGTCAAAGAAGCAACCTATCGTCACActgtcaacttgtgaagctgagTATGTTGCCGCCACATCATGTGTTTGTCATGCAGTTTGGCTAAGGAATTTGTTGAAAGAATTAAAAATGCCACAAGAAGATCTTGTCGAAATATGTGTTGACAATAAATTAGCACTTGCTTTTGCAAAGAATCCTGTATTTCATGAAAGAAGTAAGCACATAGACATCGTTACCACTTCATAAGAGAATGCATAGAgaagaagaaggtgaagttgAAGTATGTGATGTCTAGAGATCAAGCTGCCCACATTTTTACCAAGTCACTCAAATTGGAAACTTTCGTGAAGCTAAGGAATATGCTTGGAGTCACAAATCAAGTTTAAGGGGGGAACTTGATTTGGGCATAATCTTGTTATTTGATTTTTTGGACTTTGTTATTTGGCCTTAGTTTATTTTGGGTAATGTTTCTAGAAAAATCTTGTAGTATTTGGAGTGTCTAGATATATCTTAAGATTGTAATATTTTTTAGAATACTCTTTCAGTATCTAGAGTTGAGATTTCTCTAGAATCAGTGTGTCTAGAGTTCTCCATAGAGTATtataaatagagatgtaatccTACACTTTTGCATCAAACAAAAATACAAAATTCTCTTTTTCATAAATAATTCTTCTACCTATCAATTTTCTATTTAAACCTCTAATATTCCCATACACTTTTTCTAAACACAAGAAACATTTATTTCCGACCATTATTCCACCCAAAATCATTCTCACTTTTGCTAGGATTCTTAATATAAGTAACATTGCCAACACTGTCTTAAGTTAACACTTTGCTTAAAAGAATCATGAGACAATTGTACTAGTATTACAAATCACTTTTCCATGGAGATATTTTCTCGCTAGTTTTGACATAGATGTTGTCAAAGTTAGGATCATGAAAGAATTAAGGAAATTCCAAGGGAATGGCAAGTGACATATCCTTGACATGATTTGACAGGCCTAAAACCATTTGAGAGGGATACGAAAAGAATGTGTACCTTTTTCTCATGGTTAGTTCAGTGTAACTAGCATTTCATTCTATAGATTATTGGATAGAGATTAGTGAATCAAACTTTTTCAATTTCCATATAGAGGCATATAGGGTCAATTGCTCAATATTTCTTTGGGGACAATATCATGGAAAAAAGAGATAACTAGACTAATAGCATTGTTAGAAGAATTAAGGTTTCATTTAATTATTTAGCAcaaaaattattattaaaattaCAATGAAAGTCTCAAAAATAGCTCAGAAATAAAGAATTCATGATCAGTGAGCAAATGTCACTCTATTTTAAAGCTTTGTTACTGTGAAGGGATTTCAGCTCTCTGACCCTTCTCTCATGGGAAAGTATTTTAGCAAACCTACAAAGATTAAAAAgcagttaaaaaaaatataacTTGTATTTTCAAGAAAGCTAACTTGTGTTTTAGGGAGAAGTTGAAAAACTTAATACCTTTTGAGAGCCTCTTCATTTGTTTCTCCGTTTTCAATTGGCTCAAACACATTGGTCTTTAAATTGACCTTAGATACTGGTTTTTCTAACAATCTTTCACCAATTTGACAAAGATTTTCTAAGTTCTCTTTTGTGGAAATATCAAAAGAAGAATTTATACCAGTCAATGTATCATCCTGCATTTTAATATATAGTTAGTTAGTTATCCTTGCGTATAACTTAAATAATTTGTACATAAACAATGAATAGAGTTTAGTACCTGTATCCGTAAGTAATTATGTCCTGAATTAAATGCTTGAGCGATAGTAGCAAGATGGAGATCAACCATATCTCCGGATGATTGAGTATAAAAATCAACTATGGGAGTGGAAGTGCCATGGCTTAACCAGTCTAACAAACCCCATTTTGCTACCATATCTGAATCATACTTTTCTTCCTTCTTGGATGTCCCAGTGCCCAATGATATTACAAGAAAGCGACTATATTCCACATCCACAGGCTTAGTGTCATTATTTTGATTAAATATGTGATTCTTCACTTCATTCACAGCTATTAAAGCCTGAAATATCATCACCAAGCTATTAATGATATGATATGTTTGTAAATTATAAAAACAGCAATTACATAATATTAAAATGGACACTTCATTAATAATTCAATCATCTCAAAAATAATTTCTCTAATATCTCTTGCATGAAACCTCACCAGCTTAGAAAAGAGACATTCAACGCAATATTTCTTATCCCAGAGGCCTTTTAAGTCAATAGTCACCATCCTAAAGTCACTACATTCTTAGAATTCATCTAACACCCTCACAACACTTGGAAGCCCTAGGCTTTAATCTTGTGCATTAATTTTTAAGAATGATACTGGTGATAATATAGGTTGCTTTAATTCAATACTCGACATTCATAATGCACTTTTGCAAAAATTATGGGAACAGTTCTGTCTAAAGAAAGTGACTACATCATAAATCATAATTATCTTTGGATCGAAACAGACTCCTAATTAGCTCCTTAGCCACCAAGTCATCTCATTTACTCTTTTGAAAATTCAAAATAGATGGTGCAACCATATGACAATGACTAAGAACATGCCTTTCATGCTCACCCACATCTATAAGAGGAAAACAAATTATGCAAATAAACTTGCAAATATCGAGTTGACTTTGCTAGAGTTCACGTGGTGGAACCTCCTccacacacacacatatatatatatatatatatatatatatatatatatatatatatatatatatatatatatatatatatatatatatatatatatatatatatatatatatatatatatatatatatatatatatatatatatatatatatatatataaaagatcAAATGACACCAATGTGTCAAACTTAATAATTTGATATCTTCACTGATTCTTTACCGTATATTTGTATAACAAAATATATTGATGGATTGAAAATTATTATCATATAGATTATGTCTATAAAATTTAATATTAATCAGAAATCATTCGACATTTCAACGAAATACATAAAAACTAATGTTTTACTAAACTTCATGAAAACCGTTAATTTTTATCATTCTCTTTAACAAAtcaaatcattttttatttatatgaaattttataggcatgaCATATATAATAATTGATTTCAATACAATGGTGAATTTTGTTATACGGATATAGGGTGAAAAATTATCGAAAGTGTCATATTACTAAGTGTCATGGTAAGTTtgacaaatatatatatatatatatatatatatatatatatatatatatatatatatatatatatatatatatatatatatatatatatatatatatatatataaatgacACAAAGGTGTCAAACTGAGTAACATGACATCTAAGATAACTCTTCATCATATACTCGGATAACAAAATCTACCGTTGGATTGAAATCTATTATTATATAGATATCTCtataaaatttaacatcaatcaaAAATCATTTGATATATCAACGAGATGAATAAAAATTAACGTCTTACAAAACTTTAACAAAACCgttaattttgatttttctctttAATATATCAAACAATTTTTattgatgttaaattttataGAGATGATTTATATGGATATGTAGTAAAGAGTTATCGGATGTGTAATGTTATTAAGTTTGATGGATTTATGTCATTTGATCCTaacacacacatatatatatatatatatatatatatatatatatatatatatatatatatatatatatatatatatatatatatatatatatatatatatatatatatatattatatatatatatatatatatatatatatatatatatatatattatttttattttttattttttatgaaaagTTCTTTCATATTATTTTTTAATAGTCTATTGGATAGACTCTAACACCTTAAAGTACTTCATATTTTATTGATTATTTATTgtataattttattttatttacaaaaatgaCCATGCATAACTAATAATTAGAGTTGTTTTTTATTTTCGATAATCGGTAGTTTAGCGTTTTTTTCCTTGTGGATAAATAAATAGAAGTTTAATCATGACAAATATTTTATTAAATCATTTTTTAGTCACActttaatatattatattttagatCCTTTATGATATCCTGTCATTATACATCCTCAaagaagattttatttttaattttaacTCATAAATACTATGTTATATAAATGTATGAAAATAATAAATACATGTCGAGAATAAATAATATTTAAAGTGtacatatttttattttttcttaacactcacacaaaatgtttttttcTTAACAGTCACACAAAATGTGATCATATGTATTGATTCTGAAATTGTGTAAAAAAATATACATATCATGAGTTACCTAATATTAGTAGGAAATGTATGTGCAATTTGTTTTATATAAATATTTCCTTATATTTAGTGGCATGTTTAGTTGTTTTTTGTTAATACATcttttacaattttttttttacaaatatCTTACTATCTATCTTAATTATTTTGCTGCTTTTTTTAGTTAAAACTAGAAATTATAGTTAGGGAACATGTAGAGTCTTTTTTTCACTTTTTATTCTCAATTTTGTTTTCTATTTTtgattttatgttttttattGGTTAAATTTTCATCGATAATAAATACTTTTTCCTTTAATTTTAAAACTAATTTTTTGTTAAATTTAAATCAAATAGATATTGAGAAACTTAAATTAATCGATTAAATTAGAGGAAAATCAAATATTTCTTTATGTTAGGTCATATTAtatatgatttttattttattctacTCTAATCATTTGAGAATAAAATAAACTATATTCAAATTATATTTACATATAAGTAACCAATAATCATTTAAATTTTCCTTTcattaattttataaaattaaattctaattttaatatataaaaaatctCATTTTAAAATTCTCATTAGATCACACATTATTTTGGTTCATATTctttaataatatatatatatatatatatatatatatatatatatatatatatatatatatatttatatttatatttatatttaaaatCATATATTTCTTCTTGTTTTAGTCATATTATATATGACTTTTTTTGGTATTCTACTTTAATCATTTAAAAATAActttaattaaatttaaattatatTACTATATAAATAACCAATAATTATTTAAActtttatttcattaattttgtaaaatcaaattttattttttatatatgCAAAATCTCGTTGTTTACACGATATATTGGATAGCCTTCTTTAACCAATTATATATAGAACTGACCCTTTCTTATTTAATTATAAGGATTAATCACTATCCtcattttattaaaataataaaataatttttaatgATGATATTTATTGGAATACATGTAATGACACATTTAAGAGTATATGTCATTATTTCATTTCTATTTAAAATAATCAAACATTTAAAGAATATCCATTGATTTTCCAGATAATAATTTGAATGACTCAATTATTGTTTTACTTAATCAACTACAAAATCACTTTCAATAGACGAGAAGAAATGGTCGATTTGTtatgttttatctttttttaTATATAGATTATTgtatttatttttcatttaagAAAAATGTGAATAAAATGAAATGCTTCTTAGTTATAATTTACCTTCTGCTTTTTTTTACCACAATATATTTATTTGATTTGACCAATTAATCTAAAGAATGTTATCTATTTTAACGCTTATGAATATCGTGGACATTAAACAAATATGAGGAAAAGAACTTAAGAGTATTAACGATAAATACTGATGAAATAAAGTTATACAATTCAAATAATTTAATTCGTATATTGCTATCGATTTTCATCAATGAATAATTTCATGTCCTTATTCTGATATGTGTGATAACGTGACTAGCTAAGGCATGGCGCAATTTACAATGTACTTGAGTGCATCAAAGTTGGCGTGTATCTATAGGGAGAAATTTAGGCCTTAATCTCGTAACTTCTTTTTCTAGTTGGCATGAACCCTTGAGCCGCTGCTTATAAATATGATGAATTGAGTATTTGGATGTTTTTGCAACCATTGACATTCAAACTTTTAGTTACTTTCTCAGACAACGCTTTTGTTTCCTCTACTTCGAGAATACTACTAAAAGCAATTTCTTTGATGACTGCATGGTCTCGCTCTATCAATTTCTGTTCATGAGAATATGGTTGCAGTTTCCCTTCTCTTACTTCGACGTAGTCATCCTGAAGAATTTAAAAGTTTCTCATTCCCAACTTCATTTGGGGTCCTGGACATTCATTAGGGTATTTCAAATATGTGTTGAGCACAAATCTTGGAAACCTTCTCTTGGATCATTCCTTGATTTGTTTTCATATAAGGTGCACCACTTAGGACAATTTCTGTAACAAGAGGCTCATTAGCTTCCTTCCGATCAATCCTTGGTTAGACCTTTATATGTTGGATTAGGGTGAGTTTCTAGGATACTTTTTACTATTAAGCCCCCTCACACGTGTGGTTCATCTTGTTTTTTTGTACCTCCTGCCGACTCTCCTCACCTCTGCCAAAGTTTATACCTAAAGTACTGGTCTAAAATCCACTTTAACTAGGACGCTCATTATTACTATACTAAGTTGGGCTTTCTTTATCTGGACGGGGTGGCAATGAATGAGGAAATGAAATATTGGTTTTAGGGTATTTGCTATGAGGAAGGGTTAGACTCTGGTGAAATTCCCCCTACCAAGGTAAGAAAAAGGCAGATTGACACTTATGCCATCGTGAGTACAATTATCATAGAGGagagaaaaaatatttttggtgataGTGGAGTCCTCGTGGTTTTTTTACATGAATAATTTCACTCTACAGATAGCATGGAAAAGGAGAACAAGCTGAAGTTGTTTAACAACCTTGAAAATTCTTAAGGTATTCAAGTCATGGTGAATACTAGAACTTCTATTTATGCATCTACTCCTTTGGTGACTATTGCTTTTACTTTGGCCCATGCTCCTGTTTGGGCTACTGGTACTTCTACTTCTGCACCCGAGGTAGATCAACTCTTTGAAAGAGGAGGCAATAACCCATGACTCTCCTTCTACTCTGGATGCTCGGGTGATTAAGTTGGAGGATTCCCTCAAAGAGGCAGAGAAGCAATATTAGGatacttttattattattgagGAGAAGAATCATCAGGTGGAAGAGCATCATAAA containing:
- the LOC127079139 gene encoding patatin-like protein 2 — encoded protein: MVTIDLKGLWDKKYCVECLFSKLALIAVNEVKNHIFNQNNDTKPVDVEYSRFLVISLGTGTSKKEEKYDSDMVAKWGLLDWLSHGTSTPIVDFYTQSSGDMVDLHLATIAQAFNSGHNYLRIQDDTLTGINSSFDISTKENLENLCQIGERLLEKPVSKVNLKTNVFEPIENGETNEEALKRFAKILSHERRVRELKSLHSNKALK